In the Terriglobia bacterium genome, one interval contains:
- a CDS encoding DUF3179 domain-containing (seleno)protein — MINARIGGESARAEDRVSGKIQSRAKGGKLGWLAALLATAAALAFAPRPFTTLAKQTPLPYTTIAHPRFIPASQASFMSPDDLLIGVTDDKTAKAYPAAILAQHGVVQDRMTDGSIAVTWUSYCNTALVFRAAARGRALVFDTAGLIGGNEVFKDRETGSRWQQSTREAISGPLKGAHLALYPFLLTTWREWRRQHPETLVLQPLPGYADQLAARNRIIDQGIMGMAGAAPNGAFNHDRRLHPKDTIVGLEAGGEVKAYPMSALERTRVVNDTVGGRPVLIVHQPASDTTTAFVAEAGGERLRFRAADSEADKLIDLETHSTWNAYGVCLTGRMKGTRLKPLILEPEFWFAWSEFHPKTLLYRSSPAH, encoded by the coding sequence ATGATAAACGCACGAATCGGCGGAGAAAGCGCGCGAGCGGAAGATCGCGTTTCGGGCAAGATTCAGTCTCGGGCAAAGGGTGGCAAACTGGGTTGGCTGGCGGCACTGCTCGCGACAGCCGCAGCTCTGGCTTTTGCGCCGCGGCCGTTCACGACGCTGGCGAAGCAAACGCCCCTGCCCTACACCACCATCGCCCATCCGCGATTCATCCCGGCCTCGCAGGCCTCTTTTATGTCACCTGATGATTTGCTGATTGGGGTAACTGACGATAAAACCGCCAAGGCGTATCCGGCGGCGATCCTGGCGCAGCACGGCGTTGTGCAGGACCGGATGACGGACGGGAGCATCGCGGTCACCTGGTGATCGTATTGCAACACGGCCCTCGTGTTCAGGGCCGCCGCGCGAGGCAGGGCCCTCGTGTTCGATACGGCCGGCCTGATCGGCGGCAATGAAGTGTTCAAAGACCGTGAGACAGGCAGCCGCTGGCAGCAATCAACCCGCGAAGCCATCTCCGGGCCGCTCAAGGGCGCGCATCTGGCGCTCTATCCCTTTCTGTTGACGACCTGGAGGGAGTGGCGCAGGCAGCATCCGGAGACGCTGGTGTTGCAGCCACTGCCTGGTTACGCGGATCAACTGGCGGCCAGGAACAGGATCATCGATCAGGGAATAATGGGCATGGCTGGCGCGGCGCCGAATGGCGCTTTTAACCACGATCGCCGGCTGCATCCGAAGGACACGATCGTGGGACTTGAGGCGGGCGGAGAGGTGAAGGCCTACCCGATGTCCGCGCTCGAGCGCACGCGAGTGGTAAATGACACGGTAGGAGGCAGGCCGGTATTGATTGTGCATCAGCCCGCCTCGGACACGACCACAGCGTTCGTGGCCGAAGCGGGCGGTGAAAGGCTGCGCTTCCGCGCCGCCGATTCCGAGGCCGACAAACTTATCGACCTGGAAACCCATTCGACGTGGAACGCCTATGGCGTATGCCTGACCGGGCGTATGAAGGGGACGCGGTTAAAGCCGCTGATTCTGGAGCCGGAATTCTGGTTTGCCTGGTCGGAGTTTCATCCGAAAACTCTTCTGTACAGATCGAGCCCTGCACATTAA